One window from the genome of Mycolicibacterium gadium encodes:
- a CDS encoding TIGR03619 family F420-dependent LLM class oxidoreductase → MKIGIATPVVTNVGGAALGWERDATIEDIGRVAETADRLGYHFLTCSEHIGIPASEAGRRGARYWDPLATLGYIAARTERIRLATMTLVLGYHHPLEIVKRYGTLDHVSKGRVILGVGVGSLKQEFDLLGAPFDDRGVRGDDALRALRVALPTNEPVYEGDFYSFGGLTVDPCALQSHMPIWVGGRTKRSLRRALTLADGWCPFAVSIDTAAEWLSTRDVPDGFEVVLPADKPLDPVGNPEAARETLEKMASAGTTTVFAYFAHESLDHYLEQLHALAELHGLNGPPA, encoded by the coding sequence GTGAAAATCGGCATCGCGACGCCGGTGGTCACCAACGTCGGCGGCGCGGCCCTCGGGTGGGAGCGCGATGCGACGATCGAGGACATCGGCCGAGTAGCCGAGACGGCGGACCGGCTCGGCTATCACTTCCTGACCTGCAGTGAGCACATCGGCATACCCGCCTCCGAGGCGGGTCGGCGCGGTGCGCGCTACTGGGATCCGCTGGCCACCTTGGGTTACATCGCGGCTCGCACCGAGCGGATCCGGCTCGCCACGATGACACTGGTGCTCGGGTATCACCATCCGCTCGAGATCGTGAAGCGTTACGGAACGCTCGATCACGTCAGCAAGGGGCGGGTCATACTCGGTGTCGGGGTCGGGTCGCTGAAGCAGGAGTTCGACCTGCTCGGCGCGCCGTTCGACGACCGAGGGGTGCGCGGTGACGACGCCCTGCGGGCCCTGCGGGTTGCGCTGCCGACCAATGAACCCGTGTACGAGGGCGATTTCTACTCCTTCGGTGGCCTCACCGTCGACCCTTGCGCCCTGCAATCGCATATGCCGATCTGGGTGGGCGGACGAACGAAACGCTCGTTGCGCCGGGCGCTCACGCTTGCCGACGGCTGGTGCCCGTTTGCCGTGTCCATCGACACCGCTGCCGAATGGCTGAGCACACGCGACGTCCCCGACGGCTTCGAGGTCGTGCTGCCCGCAGACAAGCCGCTGGATCCGGTGGGAAATCCGGAGGCGGCCAGGGAAACGCTCGAGAAGATGGCCTCGGCCGGCACGACGACGGTGTTCGCCTATTTCGCTCACGAGTCGTTAGATCACTACCTCGAACAGCTTCATGCGTTGGCTGAGCTGCACGGTCTGAACGGACCGCCGGCATGA
- a CDS encoding Zn-ribbon domain-containing OB-fold protein has protein sequence MSDHAPPSARILPALDDHNRGFWTGGAEGALKIPFCASCGTWATPLAAECPDCDGVLEYRPVSGRGTVFTYTVNYQPFNPGVPVPYLIAIVELEEQDDLRIATNIVDCEPDSVYVGLPVEVRFEHQVVGDESVFMPVFAPRVD, from the coding sequence ATGTCCGACCACGCCCCACCCTCAGCGCGGATTCTGCCCGCGCTCGACGACCACAACCGGGGGTTCTGGACCGGGGGAGCCGAGGGAGCGCTCAAAATCCCCTTCTGTGCTTCCTGCGGCACGTGGGCGACGCCGCTGGCCGCCGAATGCCCGGATTGCGACGGCGTGCTGGAGTATCGCCCGGTGTCCGGTCGGGGGACGGTGTTCACGTACACCGTCAACTACCAGCCCTTCAACCCGGGTGTGCCCGTGCCGTATTTGATCGCGATCGTCGAGCTGGAGGAGCAGGACGATCTGCGAATCGCGACGAATATCGTTGACTGTGAACCGGACTCGGTCTACGTGGGTCTTCCGGTCGAGGTGCGCTTCGAACACCAGGTCGTCGGCGACGAAAGTGTGTTCATGCCGGTTTTCGCTCCGCGGGTTGACTAG
- a CDS encoding TauD/TfdA dioxygenase family protein: MGLTSAQLEVVDLTPRIGSEIRTDLDTLLSGSEAQHIRAILEQRGVVFFRGLDITDEQQVAIARTLGAIPANEGESGIYKISLDKNVNQRAEYLKGSMFWHFDGSLQPYPNLATLLRAITLSETGGETEFCNTYAAYDDLPQSDKELIADLRVVHSAERSQYYVRPEMSFEEITFWQKSPTKTCPIVWTHQSGRKSLLLGATADYVVGMPVEESRGLLARLRDWATQPQYVYRHQWQPGDLLMWDNTGTMHRVLEYSIDSGRLMHRTILAGEEPLQ, encoded by the coding sequence ATGGGACTCACGTCTGCACAGCTCGAGGTCGTTGACCTGACCCCGCGGATCGGTAGCGAGATCAGAACCGACCTGGACACGCTACTCAGCGGCTCCGAAGCCCAGCACATCCGCGCAATTCTCGAGCAGCGCGGGGTCGTTTTCTTCCGTGGACTCGACATCACCGACGAACAGCAAGTCGCGATCGCCAGGACCCTCGGCGCCATCCCCGCGAACGAGGGCGAGAGCGGCATCTACAAGATCTCGCTCGACAAGAACGTGAACCAGCGAGCCGAGTATCTGAAGGGCTCGATGTTCTGGCATTTCGACGGATCATTGCAGCCCTATCCGAACCTCGCGACCCTACTGCGGGCCATCACGCTGTCAGAAACCGGTGGCGAGACCGAGTTCTGCAATACCTACGCGGCCTACGACGACCTGCCGCAGTCCGATAAGGAACTCATCGCGGATCTTCGCGTGGTCCACAGCGCGGAACGCTCGCAGTATTACGTCCGCCCCGAAATGAGCTTCGAGGAGATCACGTTCTGGCAGAAGTCGCCGACGAAGACGTGCCCCATCGTGTGGACACATCAGTCCGGCCGAAAGTCGTTGCTGCTCGGTGCGACTGCCGACTACGTTGTCGGCATGCCCGTCGAGGAGAGCCGCGGACTCCTTGCCCGTCTGCGTGACTGGGCCACCCAGCCGCAATACGTCTACCGTCACCAGTGGCAGCCCGGCGATCTCTTGATGTGGGACAACACCGGCACGATGCACCGGGTGCTCGAATATTCCATCGACAGTGGGCGCCTCATGCATCGCACGATCCTCGCGGGTGAAGAGCCTCTGCAGTGA
- a CDS encoding carboxymuconolactone decarboxylase family protein → MTLLPPLTQDEWGDDEYAAVGALFGIPGDDVPRAGSGGPRDPMNFDILGVLARHPAMTREFMSYNAFLLQRGELPLRLRELAILRLAHTRRSVFFWGEHVRVATAGGLPESDIALLAAGNDGFAGIDRLILEATDELLANGRAAPPTWQRLVDQLGTHQAMELIFVVGTYAMLAMACDTWALVPPPGSAQLPD, encoded by the coding sequence ATGACACTGCTACCCCCGTTGACCCAGGATGAGTGGGGCGACGACGAATACGCCGCGGTCGGTGCACTGTTCGGGATACCGGGTGACGACGTGCCGCGCGCAGGTTCGGGGGGCCCACGGGACCCGATGAACTTCGACATCCTCGGTGTGCTCGCGCGACACCCGGCGATGACCCGGGAGTTCATGAGCTACAACGCTTTTCTGCTGCAGCGCGGCGAGCTGCCGCTACGCCTGCGCGAGCTGGCGATCCTACGCCTGGCGCACACGCGTCGTTCGGTGTTCTTCTGGGGGGAGCACGTCAGGGTCGCCACCGCCGGCGGTCTGCCGGAGTCTGACATCGCGCTTCTAGCGGCAGGCAACGACGGCTTCGCGGGCATCGACCGGTTGATTCTCGAGGCCACCGACGAACTGCTGGCCAACGGTCGCGCAGCACCGCCGACTTGGCAACGGCTCGTCGACCAGCTCGGCACGCATCAGGCGATGGAGCTCATCTTCGTCGTCGGTACGTACGCGATGCTGGCGATGGCGTGCGATACATGGGCGCTTGTGCCACCGCCGGGCAGTGCGCAACTTCCCGACTAG
- a CDS encoding thiolase family protein, whose product MSYFEKDTIVSGLGISRIGRKTGIPGLELTMEAVRDAIADAGLTPQDIDGIATFGDTLPSEVVASLGNDAADVGVGFGTGGVLTPFMSALVAVSEKRARHVLVYRTVQMLGGAMTGSTASPLLAPLADPPLEPRQPGTRRRLKPFEDINVLLAAHAYSAANWVAMHCRRHMEMYGTTREQLGWLAINSRRNAGLNPRAAFRDPMSMDDYLTSRPISTPLGLFDCDVPIDGAIALVVSHSDYAVDCPNPAVKVEAVGGAYGSDGWFHRDDFPKMASSEAATEMWSRTDLTPSDVDVAEIYDGFTYLTFAWLEALGFCGDGEAGPFVEGATRIALDGELPLNTYGGQLSAGRMHGYWLLHEACLQLRGQAGDRQVAQRPEVAVAAAGGGPIAGCMVLTR is encoded by the coding sequence ATGAGCTACTTCGAGAAGGACACGATTGTCAGTGGCCTCGGCATTTCGCGCATCGGCCGCAAGACAGGCATCCCCGGGCTGGAACTGACCATGGAAGCGGTACGGGATGCGATCGCCGACGCCGGCCTGACGCCCCAAGACATCGACGGTATCGCGACCTTCGGCGACACGCTGCCGTCTGAAGTCGTTGCGAGCCTTGGCAATGACGCCGCCGACGTCGGCGTTGGGTTCGGTACCGGCGGGGTGCTGACTCCGTTCATGTCAGCGCTGGTCGCGGTGTCCGAGAAACGGGCGCGACATGTGCTGGTCTATCGAACGGTGCAGATGCTCGGCGGGGCGATGACCGGTTCGACCGCCTCACCGCTTCTCGCTCCCCTCGCGGACCCGCCGCTCGAGCCTCGACAGCCGGGGACACGCAGGAGGCTCAAACCGTTCGAGGACATCAACGTGCTGCTGGCGGCGCACGCGTACTCGGCGGCGAACTGGGTCGCCATGCACTGCCGACGTCATATGGAGATGTATGGAACGACACGCGAGCAGCTGGGCTGGCTCGCGATCAACAGCAGGCGCAACGCCGGCCTCAACCCTCGCGCGGCGTTCCGCGATCCGATGAGCATGGACGACTACCTGACCTCACGCCCTATCTCGACACCGTTGGGCCTCTTCGACTGCGACGTTCCGATCGACGGCGCGATTGCGCTGGTGGTGTCGCATTCCGACTATGCGGTGGACTGCCCAAACCCCGCGGTGAAGGTCGAGGCGGTCGGTGGAGCCTACGGCTCGGACGGCTGGTTCCATCGCGACGACTTTCCGAAAATGGCGTCCAGTGAGGCGGCGACGGAGATGTGGTCGCGCACCGATCTCACCCCGTCGGATGTGGACGTGGCCGAAATCTACGACGGCTTCACGTATCTCACGTTCGCGTGGCTGGAAGCCCTGGGCTTTTGCGGTGACGGCGAAGCCGGGCCATTCGTCGAGGGGGCGACGCGGATAGCGCTCGACGGCGAGCTGCCGCTGAACACCTATGGGGGCCAACTGTCCGCCGGACGCATGCACGGCTACTGGCTGTTGCACGAAGCGTGTCTGCAGTTGCGCGGACAGGCCGGCGACCGGCAAGTTGCGCAACGGCCCGAGGTCGCCGTCGCTGCGGCCGGGGGCGGTCCGATCGCCGGCTGCATGGTGCTGACCCGCTGA